One stretch of Muribaculum intestinale DNA includes these proteins:
- a CDS encoding PH domain-containing protein: MSNRQIETTDRIEELRYEPVSPKYRAVQRASATITYATLAALALFLLLTDSPWWCVAAEAVIVVSLIVNLVILSKAYLRKGYALREHDITYRSGVIFPTTTTVPFSRIQQVSIRQNPVSKFFGLYAIDVVNGAQALSALAIHGLTKEKADGIKNVITQRLNND; this comes from the coding sequence ATGAGTAATCGCCAGATTGAGACGACCGACCGGATTGAGGAGCTTCGTTATGAGCCGGTGAGTCCGAAATACAGAGCAGTGCAGAGAGCAAGCGCGACAATCACCTACGCCACTCTGGCTGCCCTTGCATTGTTTTTGCTCCTTACCGACAGTCCATGGTGGTGTGTCGCAGCCGAGGCTGTGATAGTTGTGTCGTTGATTGTCAATCTCGTAATACTCAGTAAAGCGTATCTGAGGAAAGGCTATGCACTCCGCGAACATGACATCACCTATCGCAGCGGGGTGATATTTCCGACTACCACCACTGTACCATTCTCCAGAATACAACAGGTGAGCATCCGCCAGAACCCCGTGTCTAAGTTTTTCGGTCTATACGCAATAGATGTCGTAAACGGGGCACAAGCTCTGTCAGCACTCGCCATACATGGCCTCACCAAGGAAAAAGCCGACGGAATCAAGAATGTCATAACCCAACGACTGAATAATGACTGA
- a CDS encoding PH domain-containing protein, giving the protein MTDFSVPQRMSLGAFFIYFLKYFRLVLNATIIFSAYEIFKSEDGIVENLQKIAILFGVTVCVALALASLAFFKLKFHVDGGNLIYRHNMIGRVTTTIPLTHIHTLRTRQGMFYRILSLRGVLFDTLADKGEEIELILSEADWQSLLKRIELQERPQPAVADMPPPPVRSHTSYRKFSNTDLVLDALCQNHLKGMAVLGGFVAVFFNNMLNLYENLFDIIADYFESHFAHLAMSVAGIAMIMASAYVVSLVLWLGKVLLRYYDLSLTYDSKTLTFSHGLFSRMSSRFDCDKICTVWVKRNYPERRFGLCTLAMKQAMNSSAQKEEDNLKIYGHDCSDFFLGRWLGQEYGQEQEITAAKSGKGVITHSLLPDLLVSAVATAALCYLGMYSWIILPVIYMSAGIPKGILTMRHSHISLRESYVIIGKGRFAEIKNYVKYDNVEVVRLTRTPVSRLTGRVSLSLSTSGSTFTIRSLRHEEAMRIYELLLYKSTRRTTTSTARAIDTQADDEAVSA; this is encoded by the coding sequence ATGACTGACTTCTCTGTTCCACAAAGGATGAGCCTCGGTGCGTTTTTCATCTATTTTCTGAAATACTTCCGACTTGTGCTCAACGCGACCATCATATTTTCGGCATATGAAATCTTTAAATCAGAGGATGGCATCGTCGAAAATCTACAGAAAATAGCAATCTTATTCGGCGTCACTGTATGTGTGGCGCTGGCTTTGGCCTCACTTGCGTTTTTCAAGCTAAAATTTCATGTAGATGGTGGAAATCTCATCTACCGTCACAACATGATCGGTCGTGTCACCACCACCATCCCACTAACCCACATACACACACTGCGCACCCGACAAGGCATGTTCTACCGTATTCTCAGTCTGCGGGGAGTGCTTTTCGACACTCTTGCAGACAAGGGTGAGGAAATCGAGCTCATACTAAGCGAGGCCGACTGGCAAAGTCTGCTGAAACGGATTGAACTGCAAGAGCGGCCGCAGCCCGCTGTCGCAGATATGCCTCCTCCTCCGGTGAGGAGCCATACATCGTACAGAAAGTTCAGCAACACGGATCTGGTGCTTGACGCGCTCTGCCAGAACCACCTGAAAGGGATGGCTGTGCTTGGAGGATTCGTTGCCGTATTTTTCAACAACATGCTCAACCTGTATGAAAACCTCTTCGATATAATCGCTGACTATTTCGAATCGCATTTCGCACATTTAGCCATGTCGGTGGCCGGCATAGCCATGATTATGGCATCGGCCTATGTGGTGTCGCTCGTGCTGTGGCTTGGAAAAGTGCTATTGAGATATTACGACCTCTCGCTCACCTACGACAGCAAGACACTGACATTCAGCCACGGACTGTTTTCACGCATGAGCAGCCGCTTTGACTGCGACAAGATATGCACGGTGTGGGTAAAACGCAATTACCCGGAACGTCGCTTCGGACTCTGCACGCTTGCCATGAAACAGGCTATGAACTCAAGCGCACAGAAAGAGGAAGATAACCTGAAGATTTACGGCCATGACTGTTCCGACTTTTTCCTCGGCCGATGGCTTGGACAAGAGTACGGACAGGAACAGGAAATCACCGCCGCAAAATCCGGCAAAGGTGTAATCACCCATTCCCTGTTGCCCGACCTGCTTGTCTCGGCAGTGGCCACAGCGGCACTGTGCTATCTCGGGATGTACAGTTGGATTATCCTTCCGGTCATCTACATGTCAGCGGGCATACCCAAAGGCATACTGACGATGCGCCACAGCCACATCTCTCTCAGAGAATCATATGTAATAATCGGCAAAGGACGCTTCGCTGAAATAAAGAATTATGTGAAATACGATAATGTGGAGGTGGTGAGATTAACCCGTACACCCGTATCGAGGTTGACCGGGCGTGTTTCCCTGTCGCTCTCAACCTCAGGGTCCACTTTCACCATAAGGAGCCTCCGACATGAGGAAGCCATGCGCATCTACGAGCTACTTCTCTACAAATCAACGAGACGCACCACAACATCCACAGCAAGAGCTATTGACACTCAGGCCGATGACGAGGCAGTATCGGCCTGA